The nucleotide window TATCAAAGGCAGATATTTCTGCAGTGGCATTAGCTCATGAGATAAAAGGCAACCTAGTCACGGATGATTTTGCAGTATCAAATCTTGCAAAAAATCTAGGACTGCAGGTTAACCCAATAATGACAAAGGGAATCAAGGATGTTGGACATTGGATTCATTATTGTGTCGGGTGTAGTAAAGAGTTCTCTGGGTTAGAGTTTTGCCCAAACTGTGGAAACAAGCTAAGTCGAAGACTACTCAAGGGGAAGTCGCTTTGAGTACCAATCAATAAAAGAACCATCATAGAGCCGAACGTCTTCAAATCCCGCAAGTTTTGCCTGATAGTACAGGCTGGATGCGCGATGCCCATGCATGCAATAACAGATTACTTCCTGGTTTTTTGGAATGTTTTTTTGCAAAAACAGATTCGCCAAAGATTCCTGTGAGTCGAGAAGCTTGCCGTCCTGTCCAATCCCATCGGTGAATGGAAACAAAACAGAGCCAGGAAGGTGTCCACCAAAATATTCCTGAGGGCTACGCGCATCAAGAATCGTAACCTTGCCAATCATTCCGTGTAGTTCTTGCGCTTCTATTCTGATGTTTTGTATTTTAGGAACAAATGTAGTTGGTGTTGGCTTTTTTTGTACACGGTTCATATCAAGCCCAAGGCTCTGCCACGTGCCAATCCCAACATCAAGTACTTTGGTGTTTTGCTGTCCCAAATATTGTAGTGTCCACGCAACACGGAATACGGATGGGTCCATCAGATCACCGCACACCACAACGGTTTTGACATTATCAATTCCAAGCTCGCCAAGCAATTTAGATGCAACTTCTGGCTCTGGTGCAAGATGGGCGCCTTCCGGGCTGATCTTGATTATTTGCTCAACAGTTAATGAGACCGAGTTTGGTATGTGCCCATAAGAGTATGCTATTTTTGGCCTAGTGTCAAGTATGACAATATCTGTCGAGTTCAGATTTTCTTTTAGCCAAGAATGGGTGACAAACATGAATTACAGGTCCAGGGTTTTCTGATTTGATTCTTTGTGCAGTTTGCTGGTGTGATCCAGCATCTGCCTTATTTTTTTGGCACGTGCCTCCCCAAGGCCTTCTATTTTTGCAAGATCCGCAAGTGATGCGCCTAGTGTTTTTGTGGGCGAGCCAAATTTAGCAAGCATCCTAGTTGCTAGTTTTTCCCCAATTCCCGGCAGGCTGCACAAAACTGAAAGCTGTTGTCGATACACATCGTCGGATTTTTTTATTTTCTTGAGGAATGGTCCCCGCAGTGTATCTTTTCTTGAACACATGGATACTAGCATCTTTGCAGTGTGTGTAGCGCTAGGTGTAGGTATGATCGGAATCTTGAAATCAATTGCCACCACAGATAGCGCTCCATAAAATACCAGTGGATTTTCCACGATTTGTTCTATTTCTTCCACGTTTCCCTCCATCAGAATTATAGGATGTGTAAAATGCTCCTTTAGTCGATTGCACTGATCAAAAAGCCGTCCATCAAATATTGAGGATATCAGATCAGAGACGCTTTTGCGCTCTACTATGGTTTCGGGGGCAACGATATAGTCACCTATTGGAAGGGTCTTTATCTCTAGATTAACTCCAACTGCGCGCAATAGATCAGGAATTCCACTTTTGCGCTCGCGCTCATCTACTACAATTCGAAGATTTTCAATCTTCATGGTATGATTGGTTTATTTCTGATATTTATTGCGATGGTGGCTTTTGTGAACCACGAATCATCTCATTGATTTTTGTTTCTTGTTCTTTGATGCTTTCTTTGATTCGTGCTTCTTGTTTTGCCAGAACAGTAACGCGAGTGTTTGCAAGCTCTTTTCGCTCCTCTAGCTCCGAGATTAGTGTTGTCTTGGTGGATTTTACCAGTATGGTTCCAGCATGCTTGTAGACTGGATCAGTGTCTGCTACTTTTTTTAGTTCCTCCAGTGCTCGCTCGGACTCCATTTGTTCAATGTCGAGTTGTTGTTTTTGGGCCATTATGGATTGAAGATTTTGCTGAGATTGCTGTAGCTTCATTAGTTGTTCTTGTAACCATGGAGGAATTTGTTGGCCTTGCGACATGTAAAAGATTTCTTTGAATTTCTTATAACCGTAGCGATTCGAGTGAGTCCGAGCTTGCTTGGATCAGTCGTAGTGTAGAGTTTAGGTTTGCACGTAAATGAGCCAGCTCGTCAGCATTGATTTGTATGTGGATCTGGTTTTTCTTCATGCTTATCTTTGTCTTGGTTGGATTTTCCGGATAAAATCTATTATCTGCACTTAGCGAGTCAAAAATTGCTTTTGTCTTTTCTTTGGTTTTGATGGATAATATGGCGCTAAGCGCTAAGGTCATATGCAGTTCCAGCAATTTTGTAGCCGCATTTCTTGCAAGCCCAAATTCCTACTGCCTCTCGTCCAAATTTCAGAGAGCCGCACTGGGTGCATTTTCTTTTTTCTTTTAGCAAGGCATGGACTGCAGAGAATTTTTTTCTGTGCTTGATGCCGTATTTTTGTCTAAGACCTTTTAGGGATCCGCCTTTTTTTAGCATTTAACTTCTACCTGCCTGTTTTAGCATGTCCCTTATTTTTGCTCCGGTTGAAATAGAGAGTTGAGCGCACTTGACTAGTTGCTCTGGAGTGAATCCATCGCTTCCGCCCTTTTGGACTGCGCAAATGTTTCCATCCGCATTTGTAGTTATGGTCATTCTGGCATCCATGCATTTCCATTCGTCTGCGTTTGGATCAACTAGGATTTTATCGCCAATTTTTCCCATTGTAACAGAAACCGGAACTGTAGTTATTGGTGGGTCGGATAGTACACCGTCTATTTTTGTGATTGTGCCGTCCTTGTATTCCCATTTTGGAATTTTACAGGACAGAATGCTTGCAACTGATGCATATGAGCATGCATCAAACAAATTGCCATCATAATCAGTCACAGAATTATCAACAAAGATTCCAACTACAGATTTGTCTTTTTCTAGGACAAGTTGTTTTAGATCGATCATCCCACTTTCTCTAATTCCCCTATCAACTACTCGTGCAAGCTCAATTACTTCTTCTCCTGGTGGTCCAGGCTCTGCGCTTGGGTCTGCCAGTGGTAAAATTTCTGCAGTACAGATGAATATTCCTCTATCACCCAAATCTGGAAACGGCTTGTCTGGCTGAATCTTTACACCACATACTACCTCAGTATCACCCAGTCGTACTCGTGCAGAACCCTCTGCCTTTGGTATGACTCCGGTGTCAACTGTTAGTGCTCGTGGCTCATCTAGTGCTCTGCCGTCGATTCGTTGTCCGTCTTTGAGCAATGCAAGAATCTTTTTCTTTTTTAGATCATCTAGTATTGGTGCAGTCATTCTTGTGTGTCTCCAAAGAATTTTTCCTGTAGTGCCTTCTTTTGTACCTCGTATACTAATTTGCAGCCCTCGATTGCAGTGTTAGCACATTTCTCATATTCCTGTGGTGTTAGAACGCCATCCAGCTGAATTAGTGTGACTTTGCCCAAGTTTGGCATGTATGCAACAGGCATGTCTGCCTGGCCTTCCTGGTCTTCTTCATTATTGATATCCAAAACTATAGTGTCTGCTACTTTTCCTGCGGCACACGCTGAAACCATGTCTCTCATTGGAATTCCAGCATCTGCCAATGCAACGGCTGCTGCATCAAGTGCTGCACATCTAGAACCACCATCAGCCTGTAGGATTTCTATAAAGACATCAACTACAGTCCTTGGAAAGCCCTCTAGCATTACTGCTGGTTCTAGTGCCTCTTTGATTACCTTGGAAATCTCTATTTCTCTTCTGGACGGTGCCGGATTTTTTCTCTCCCCTACAGAAAATGGCTGCATGTGGTATCTGCATCGCAAAATTCCACGATCTGTGTTTGCCAGGTGTTTTGGGTGAACGTCTCTTGGGCCAAATACGCCTGCCAAAATTTTGTTTTCTCCAAATTCAATGTATGCCGATCCGTTTGCGTTTTTTAGAACTCCGGCTTTAATCATAATTCTGCGAGGCTCGTCAATTTTTCTGCCGTCGCAACGAATTCCCTTATCATCTAATAGTACTATGTCTGTTTTTTTTACACCCATTATTATTCACTGTTTGATCCTAACATTTGTTGTATTTTTTCAGTCAAATTTGGAACGTGTGCTTGTTCCTCGACCATTTTGATTGCTTCTATGGCCTTTAATAATCCCTCTGGCTCGTCGCAGGACACTACGACAAAACCATTCTGTCCAATTGTAATGATTGCTTTTGTTGCACCTTCGATTGTTTGAATCATAGATCCACGCTTTCCAATCAGTCTTGGAACTTTGCTTGGTGAAATTTTTATCAGCTCACCATCTTCGATTTTTCCCAAATCCCTGTCAGATATTGTGATTAGCGGGTCACGTGATCTATCAGAGTTTGCAACTCGTGCTGCAATCAGATCCCCTGTCTTTAGTCGGGATGTGAGATCATCGACTTTGGGGTTAAAGTCGCGCCCAAAAACATCTGCTGCTGGCAAGATACCAGCATAACAAGAGTTGATGTTGAGTTCCCATGATAATGAGGTATGAGATTTTACTATACCAATAATGAAATCATCAATTCTTGGAATGTACATTCCAGTCAAAGGAATTACGCGAACGCCGCTATCAAATATTTCAGAAATGCCAACAGTTGTAGCTATGATTTTATCGCCAAAGAGGTGAACGTTTTCTTCTGCTCGATATGGGCCGGTTGTGATTACATCGCCAGGTATGACATATTTTCTTTTAATATCATCCATTACTTGACCATCTCCACGGTAGCTGAGCCCTTGGTTATAGAGCCTAGTCTGTCGATCACGCTTGCCCTTGCCCCCGCAGGTATTTCTAGTATTGCTTTAAGTGATCCATTATTTTGCCATTCTTCTTTTTTCAAAGTGCCAGTTGATTTGAGAACTGCATAAGATTGTGATGCATATTGGGCCGGAACTGTAATCTCTAGTAACATGTTTTCTGATTTTAATGGTATGATGCTTCGGAGTTTTTCAACAACATCTTTGCATTGCTCTTCCGTGTTTCGAAATGGATCAATCGATATGCGTGCTTGCTCTAGTGCCTGCTCTATTCTTAGCGGCGGATGCGGCAGGTGTGATCTTGGATCGACGTAGGTCTTTGCGATAA belongs to Candidatus Nitrosotenuis cloacae and includes:
- a CDS encoding NOB1 family endonuclease; translated protein: MASRVYDASAFYAGIPFASPEIGLTTTVIFEEIKHIKQRHGALDTLLDTDRLRIKDPLKSSIDVVMNAAKKTGDAQKLSKADISAVALAHEIKGNLVTDDFAVSNLAKNLGLQVNPIMTKGIKDVGHWIHYCVGCSKEFSGLEFCPNCGNKLSRRLLKGKSL
- a CDS encoding sulfurtransferase, translating into MFVTHSWLKENLNSTDIVILDTRPKIAYSYGHIPNSVSLTVEQIIKISPEGAHLAPEPEVASKLLGELGIDNVKTVVVCGDLMDPSVFRVAWTLQYLGQQNTKVLDVGIGTWQSLGLDMNRVQKKPTPTTFVPKIQNIRIEAQELHGMIGKVTILDARSPQEYFGGHLPGSVLFPFTDGIGQDGKLLDSQESLANLFLQKNIPKNQEVICYCMHGHRASSLYYQAKLAGFEDVRLYDGSFIDWYSKRLPLE
- a CDS encoding ERCC4 domain-containing protein, with amino-acid sequence MKIENLRIVVDERERKSGIPDLLRAVGVNLEIKTLPIGDYIVAPETIVERKSVSDLISSIFDGRLFDQCNRLKEHFTHPIILMEGNVEEIEQIVENPLVFYGALSVVAIDFKIPIIPTPSATHTAKMLVSMCSRKDTLRGPFLKKIKKSDDVYRQQLSVLCSLPGIGEKLATRMLAKFGSPTKTLGASLADLAKIEGLGEARAKKIRQMLDHTSKLHKESNQKTLDL
- a CDS encoding prefoldin subunit beta, with translation MSQGQQIPPWLQEQLMKLQQSQQNLQSIMAQKQQLDIEQMESERALEELKKVADTDPVYKHAGTILVKSTKTTLISELEERKELANTRVTVLAKQEARIKESIKEQETKINEMIRGSQKPPSQ
- a CDS encoding KEOPS complex subunit Pcc1 — translated: MTLALSAILSIKTKEKTKAIFDSLSADNRFYPENPTKTKISMKKNQIHIQINADELAHLRANLNSTLRLIQASSDSLESLRL
- a CDS encoding 50S ribosomal protein L37 yields the protein MLKKGGSLKGLRQKYGIKHRKKFSAVHALLKEKRKCTQCGSLKFGREAVGIWACKKCGYKIAGTAYDLSA
- the rrp42 gene encoding exosome complex protein Rrp42 codes for the protein MTAPILDDLKKKKILALLKDGQRIDGRALDEPRALTVDTGVIPKAEGSARVRLGDTEVVCGVKIQPDKPFPDLGDRGIFICTAEILPLADPSAEPGPPGEEVIELARVVDRGIRESGMIDLKQLVLEKDKSVVGIFVDNSVTDYDGNLFDACSYASVASILSCKIPKWEYKDGTITKIDGVLSDPPITTVPVSVTMGKIGDKILVDPNADEWKCMDARMTITTNADGNICAVQKGGSDGFTPEQLVKCAQLSISTGAKIRDMLKQAGRS
- the rrp41 gene encoding exosome complex exonuclease Rrp41, yielding MGVKKTDIVLLDDKGIRCDGRKIDEPRRIMIKAGVLKNANGSAYIEFGENKILAGVFGPRDVHPKHLANTDRGILRCRYHMQPFSVGERKNPAPSRREIEISKVIKEALEPAVMLEGFPRTVVDVFIEILQADGGSRCAALDAAAVALADAGIPMRDMVSACAAGKVADTIVLDINNEEDQEGQADMPVAYMPNLGKVTLIQLDGVLTPQEYEKCANTAIEGCKLVYEVQKKALQEKFFGDTQE
- the rrp4 gene encoding exosome complex RNA-binding protein Rrp4, yielding MDDIKRKYVIPGDVITTGPYRAEENVHLFGDKIIATTVGISEIFDSGVRVIPLTGMYIPRIDDFIIGIVKSHTSLSWELNINSCYAGILPAADVFGRDFNPKVDDLTSRLKTGDLIAARVANSDRSRDPLITISDRDLGKIEDGELIKISPSKVPRLIGKRGSMIQTIEGATKAIITIGQNGFVVVSCDEPEGLLKAIEAIKMVEEQAHVPNLTEKIQQMLGSNSE
- a CDS encoding ribosome assembly factor SBDS, with product MTDVTVIRHSVAGEKFEILVKPDPALEYKLGKRKDVSTVLVSDEVYTDSNKGTRASTEKLLKAFKTQDTNEIIELILKKGELNLTTDQRRKMVTEKRKQIIEFIAKTYVDPRSHLPHPPLRIEQALEQARISIDPFRNTEEQCKDVVEKLRSIIPLKSENMLLEITVPAQYASQSYAVLKSTGTLKKEEWQNNGSLKAILEIPAGARASVIDRLGSITKGSATVEMVK